In Clostridium omnivorum, the DNA window TGTCATAAGTTCCGTTAGCATTTCTAAACATTGTTTCATCCTCGATATTGTTTTCACCGCACATATATATATTCTTTCTATCTGCTTTTGTAATTAAACTTCCTTTTATAGCTAAAGCTATAAGTATTACAAGACCAATAACTATAAATACTATTTCGTTATTAAAGCCTCCTATTTGAGAAGTGATTACAGCTCTTGAAACTGAAAGACCTTTAGCAGCATGTGGTAATAAAACATTTATTTCTGGTGAAACCATATTGTTATAAATTGGTGATACAAATATACTTGCTAGTAAAACAAGTACGCTTAAAACTACAAGTGGTAAGTATATATTTGTATCTATCTTTGGGTTTTTAATTAGTTTATTTTCTGGATATGATAAAAGGTTACCTATCCATTTAACGTAATATAATGTAGTAGCAGCACTTCCTAGGATAAGGAAAATTGCAATAAATGGATTGTTAGCTGCTGCTTCAATAGATATAAGCTTTGTAATAAGCACTCCAAATGGAGGAAGAATCATTGATATTGCTCCAAAGGCTGTTATAAGAGCAAGTGCTGGTGCTTTGTGAATAAGTCCCTGCATGTCTTCTATATCTCTACTACCTATAGTATGCTCAATTTGGCCTGTACATAGGAATAGCAGTGCCTTTGATACAGCGTGGAATATTATTAATATAATTGCAGAAGATATAGCTAAACTTGAGCCCATACCAGCGCTGCAAATTATAAGTCCTAAGTTTGCAATTGTTGAATAAGCAAGCACCCTTTTTGCATTTCTTTGTGAAATTGCAATTGCAGAGCACAGTAAGAAAGTAAAACCACCATAAAGCGCAATTGCAGTTCCAAGTTTAGTACCTGCATATGCTGGTGAAAGCTTAACTATTAGATAAACCCCCGCCTTAACCATTGTACTTGAGTGTAGTAGTGCGGATACAGGGGTTGGAGCTACCATAGCGCCTAAAAGCCAGCTTTGGAAAGGCATTTGAGCTGATTTTGCAAAGCCTGCTATACAAAGTAGGAATACTGGCACTATATAAATACCTGCAAGTTTTCCGTGGTTTATAATTCCTGTTAGTGTTGTTATTCCAAGCTGCTTAGCAAATAGTATATTTCCTAAAGCAAAGCATATACCACCAATAAGATTGATGTATAATGCTCTAAATGCACTATTGTAAGCTTCTTCATCAGCATTATAGCCGATAAGTAGGAAGGAAGCTAGTGTAGTGATTTCCCAGAAGAAGTATATCCAGGTTAGTGCATCACTAGCAACTAATCCATTCATAGCTGAGATAAATATACAAATGATTACATAGAATTGCTTTTGCTTGCTCTTCATGTGTCTGTGGTGTTCGTATTCGGTTATGTATCCGTTTGCAAAGACCACTATTAAAGTACCGATAATGTTTACAAGAAGCAACATTATTATTGAGAAGTTGTCCACGTTTAAGGTTACTTCATGATGTTTTTCCATAAAGAAGCTGCTGTAAACAAAGATTATTGCTTGAATAAAAGTAAGCAATAAAACATTTTTTCTTCTGTGCTTAATTGAAACCCAGAATAAGAATACTAAAATCAAGATTTCTACAATTAAAATAATACCTTCTACAATGCTGAAGGTTGAACCAGATATGGTGAATTTTACTGGTCCCTTTAGGGCTAGCAAAATTGAAAAAGCAGTTCCAAATATGCAAAGAACGTAAGAAAGCAATTTGTAATAAGCTTTGTTATCGTTTAAAGCATAAAGTACAGCGAAAATAATTGGAACTACTATTAAGGCTAGCACATACATGTTCATAAGAATACCCCCTTACTTTATTAGCTTGTAACAGTAAAAAAAAATTACTATAACAGCCAGCTAAGATTATTATAGTACTAATTTTTAGAAAATACAACAAATACGAAGTGGCAGTATAAGGGCGCTTACTAAAGCAAATAAGCTAAATATGGTACATATAATTGCTATACTTATTATTTTGAACTTAATTTTGTAGCACTATTGGACAAGATACATAATATATATTAGGACAAGCGAATATGTGGGCATAAATGAAATGAATTATTAAACAGTGGTAAAGAAGGTGAGAAAATGTCTTGTAATAAGATAAATATTATCATTAACAAGAGAAATGATAGAGATAACCGTTCCTCAAGCAGCAGGCGGACTTCCAGCAGTAGAAGATCCTCAAGTAGTGATAGATCTTCAAGTAGTGATAGATCTTCAAGCCGACGTCGCTCCTCAAGCAGCAGATCTTCAGACCGAGATGAAATAGAAGATATTGAAATAGAAGATAATAGATTTGTAGAGCATTTAAGAGAATTTATTGGAAGAACAGTTACTATTTTTACCACTAGCGGTGGGGAGTCAGGAAGTGGTTTTACAGGAGTAATACTAAGAGTAAATAATAATTTTGTAACTTTGCTAACTCAAGTTGGAACAGTACCCGGAACTGTATTAGATAATGAAGCAAGTGTAAGCAGCACAAATGAAACTAGAGTAAATGGAAGGTGTCCTAGTCACGGAGTAGAAACAGACATTCCAATAGATAGAATAGCAGCATTTGAGCATAATGTAGTTTAAATTAATAATAGGCGCTACCTTAATGATAGCGCCTTTACTTTATTATATATAATTAACTTTTACTTCTTTTCCAAGCTTTTTCATAATATCTATAAGGTCCTCTATTATTTTAAGTTTAATACTCAAATCCACAGGAAAGTCAGGGTTTTGGTGGGCAGGATTAATAGCTTTTCCTACCAGCATATTAAGATGAGTGCAATCCTCAATTAATATTTTTGTAAGCTGAGATGCACCATCCTTTGCTTTTAAATTTAAGGAAATTTTATCTTCAAGAGAGCTGTTATAATATGCTTTAAGTTTTTCTATAACTTTACTTAAAGTTAAAACTCCCTCTGTTACAAGATCTATGCCTTTAATTTCTGCAGTAGGCGGAACATCAATATCTATATATTCCATGCAGACTTTAATTTCTGTATTTAACTCTCTGGCTGCAATATTTGCTGCTGTGCCGCCGCAGATTATTTTTTTTCCATTGCTGTTTTTTAGCATATCTATTGCTAGGGAATCATTTTCCTTAGACTTTGGAGGTCCTGTAAATATATTAACAAACTCTGGAGTTCTTAAGGTTACCGCAACAACTGTAGTGTCGTCTCCAGGTTTTCCATCATAGAGCTTTTGGCAGGTTTGAAGCAAATCTTTACAAACATTAGCGGAGCACTTTTCGGTTTCAACCAATACTTCCAAATAATCAGCTACATTATTCCACTGCCATCCTAAATTTAATATGGCTCCAACTCCAGCATGAATTGCTCCATCGCTTACTACAGTAAGTACATCACCGGGCTCCAGTTGAAAGCTGCTTTCGTTAATTATCTTATCACTTATTTTAAGCTGTTTTTTTTCAATGGTAGTAACAATATTATTTTTAACGAAAAAAAATGGAGGATTATCATATTCTATGGTATGAACCATTCCGTCATTTGAAATTTTAATTATGGTAAAGGTAGAATATGCTAGCTGTCTTACACTGCATACAGGAAGAGTGTGAACTAAAGTATCTACGGTTTCGGAGATACTTAGCCCTTCTCTTAGCATTGTACCAGCAATCTTACAGGTCATAGTTGCAAGTATATTTGCTTTGACGCCACTTCCAAGCCCATCTGCAAGTACAATTATCATTCCGTCATCAGTTTTGATAACCTCAACCTTGTCTCCACAAAGTTCTTCGCCATATTTGTTTAAGCTATTAGAAGCTACATCAATAAAGTAACTCATTTAGTATCACTCACTTCCTTAACTGCAATAGCCTTAAGTTTAGTAAGGATTACTTTTGTTTCAGCGGTAGTTTCCCCTAAGAGACTTGCAATTTCTTGTGCTACTCTCATTTGTTTTTCAATTACAGACTGAGCAGCATCCAGTGTTTTTGTTTTCATTAGAGCAAGTTCTGCCTTATTTTTTTCTTCCGTAGTAATGTCAGTTAATATGCATAAAAACATGCCTTGCTTTTCCATATATATAATATTCTCCAGGAGAACTAAATCTTTATCTTCAAAGTGTATCCTATTTGCAATAACATTTTCTTTAGTTTCTTTCACCTTTGAAAAGCTGCTGTCATCCATAAGCATACATATTGGCTTATCCTTTATATCCTCAAGCTTAGTAGAGAATATTCTTTCTGAGGAAGGGTTGAAATCCTTAACTAATAAATCTTCATCTAAGGTAAAAATAGCATTTGGTGATGATTCAAATACTAGATTAGAAATACTTTCAGCTTTATTTCTAATATAATGGATGCACATATTAATTTCAGCCATTCCATCTAGCACTGCTTGAGCCTTTTCCCTGCAGGTATTGTAACCACACACTCCACAGTTTAGCTCATCACTTTTATCAAGTTTACCCATTTTTTTAAGCACTTTCACAATTTCTTCGTCGGAAGCAGTTTCCTTTTCAAAGCTAAG includes these proteins:
- a CDS encoding NADH-quinone oxidoreductase subunit 5 family protein, whose protein sequence is MNMYVLALIVVPIIFAVLYALNDNKAYYKLLSYVLCIFGTAFSILLALKGPVKFTISGSTFSIVEGIILIVEILILVFLFWVSIKHRRKNVLLLTFIQAIIFVYSSFFMEKHHEVTLNVDNFSIIMLLLVNIIGTLIVVFANGYITEYEHHRHMKSKQKQFYVIICIFISAMNGLVASDALTWIYFFWEITTLASFLLIGYNADEEAYNSAFRALYINLIGGICFALGNILFAKQLGITTLTGIINHGKLAGIYIVPVFLLCIAGFAKSAQMPFQSWLLGAMVAPTPVSALLHSSTMVKAGVYLIVKLSPAYAGTKLGTAIALYGGFTFLLCSAIAISQRNAKRVLAYSTIANLGLIICSAGMGSSLAISSAIILIIFHAVSKALLFLCTGQIEHTIGSRDIEDMQGLIHKAPALALITAFGAISMILPPFGVLITKLISIEAAANNPFIAIFLILGSAATTLYYVKWIGNLLSYPENKLIKNPKIDTNIYLPLVVLSVLVLLASIFVSPIYNNMVSPEINVLLPHAAKGLSVSRAVITSQIGGFNNEIVFIVIGLVILIALAIKGSLITKADRKNIYMCGENNIEDETMFRNANGTYDKATVGNLYLSHILDEKTLTLLGTIVSVSLILIVILGGLS
- a CDS encoding PP2C family protein-serine/threonine phosphatase; this translates as MSYFIDVASNSLNKYGEELCGDKVEVIKTDDGMIIVLADGLGSGVKANILATMTCKIAGTMLREGLSISETVDTLVHTLPVCSVRQLAYSTFTIIKISNDGMVHTIEYDNPPFFFVKNNIVTTIEKKQLKISDKIINESSFQLEPGDVLTVVSDGAIHAGVGAILNLGWQWNNVADYLEVLVETEKCSANVCKDLLQTCQKLYDGKPGDDTTVVAVTLRTPEFVNIFTGPPKSKENDSLAIDMLKNSNGKKIICGGTAANIAARELNTEIKVCMEYIDIDVPPTAEIKGIDLVTEGVLTLSKVIEKLKAYYNSSLEDKISLNLKAKDGASQLTKILIEDCTHLNMLVGKAINPAHQNPDFPVDLSIKLKIIEDLIDIMKKLGKEVKVNYI